In the Octadecabacter sp. SW4 genome, one interval contains:
- a CDS encoding GNAT family N-acetyltransferase: MIFVDRDDPRDPQATALLRQSHALMQSLYSADDCHFLPIDALCAPDVAFLTARRGDIKVGCGALARRDGYGEVKSMFVDPAARGQGIADAILRALEDEARGLGLPCLRLETGHVSRPAHRLYQRHGFAFCGPFGTYSAAPVSLFMEKTLCA, encoded by the coding sequence ATGATATTCGTCGATCGTGATGATCCACGCGATCCGCAGGCCACCGCGCTTTTGCGGCAAAGCCACGCGTTGATGCAAAGCCTCTACAGCGCCGATGACTGCCATTTCCTGCCGATTGACGCGCTTTGCGCCCCTGACGTCGCGTTCCTTACGGCGCGACGTGGCGATATCAAGGTCGGCTGCGGGGCGCTTGCCAGGCGGGATGGATATGGCGAGGTCAAGTCGATGTTCGTCGATCCCGCCGCGCGCGGGCAAGGCATTGCCGATGCGATCCTGCGCGCCCTTGAGGACGAAGCCCGCGGGCTTGGTCTGCCCTGTCTGCGTCTTGAGACAGGCCATGTGTCGCGCCCAGCGCACCGGCTGTATCAGCGCCACGGTTTTGCATTCTGTGGCCCGTTTGGCACCTATAGCGCCGCACCGGTCAGCCTGTTTATGGAAAAAACGCTATGCGCTTAA
- the cobN gene encoding cobaltochelatase subunit CobN, whose product MHLLAATPGTIDDGKEPVDLGQTPADVVVISAADTELAALSAARGDMPAPPGLRLASMMHLMHPMSVDLHLDACATKSRLVIARILGGGGYWKYGLEQYAARLHEAGVPFVALPGDDKPDPELRSLSTVPEEDYDALWAYLVEGGPQNAVHFLDYTQAMLRGGEKPAAASPLLRAGVYWPGAGLADLAVAQAEWTDGAPVVPIVFYRALVQGAGLNPINRLVKSLLRAGLNPLPIFVASLKDPISKATLDGLFGAAPPSVILNCTSFAVGSPHAGDGATDNPLAAPSANAAPVFQVVLAASSRAAWDEGLTGLSARDIAMNVALPEVDGRILSRAVSFKGEAYFDDATECPIATYQADGNRIAWVTELAVNWARLRTAPEGDRKVALVLANYPNKDGRLANGVGLDTPAATVHALQLLGEAGHRVTDPPADSAALMAQIMAGPTNWLTDRADRSGGEFLALDSYKQHFDALPWEVKQQITTRWGQPEDDPFILARKLPPEGRSAKGFALSIHSFGNVVVGLQPARGYNIDPTDTYHSPDLVPPHNYLAFYFWLRTQFRADAIVHMGKHGNLEWLPGKAIALSETCWPEVVLGATPHIYPFIVNDPGEGTQAKRRAAAVIVDHLTPPLTRAESYGPLRDLEALVDEYYEAAGVDPRRIDHLRREILSLSEVTGLAADTGMTGDADTDLAKLDAYLCELKEAQIRDGLHVFGQSPVGTLERDLAIALARVPRGDGRGGNASLLRALAADLGLGIDPLDCDMAAPAAVKPAVLHDLTRDTWRSNGDTVERLELLSQNLLRDGGWGGEGANLPATQAVLTEIADTILPAVRACGPSEGRALLTALSGRAIAPGPSGAPTRGRLDVLPTGRNFFSVDSRAVPTPTAWALGWKSANLLIEKHLQDHGDWPRTMLITAWGTANMRTGGDDIAQALALMGVKPKWDSANRRVTGFEVLPQGVLGRPRVDVTLRISGFFRDAFPQLIALVDSAARAVQALDEPADLNPAAARTKAGEDGARVFGSKPGAYGAGLQAMIDERLWADKADLAEAYLEWGGYAYGAGVEGQRDRAAFEARLSQTEAIVQNQDNREHDLLDSDDYYQFEGGAAAAISSLQGRDRPIYHNDHSRPERPVIRTLDDEIGRVVRSRVVNPKWIEGVKRHGYKGAFEMAATVDYLFAFAATTGAVRNHHFDLVEEAFLADDATRDFIAEHNAPALAEIAQRFQEAIDRGLWTPRSNSARARIAGLLA is encoded by the coding sequence ATGCACCTGCTTGCCGCCACGCCCGGAACGATTGACGACGGCAAGGAACCCGTCGATCTGGGGCAAACCCCCGCCGATGTCGTGGTGATTTCCGCCGCCGATACGGAACTGGCGGCGCTGTCGGCCGCGCGCGGCGACATGCCCGCCCCGCCGGGCCTGCGTCTGGCCAGCATGATGCATCTGATGCACCCGATGTCGGTTGATCTGCATCTTGATGCCTGCGCGACGAAATCGCGGCTGGTGATCGCGCGGATTCTGGGCGGCGGGGGCTATTGGAAATACGGGCTGGAACAATACGCCGCCCGCCTGCATGAGGCCGGTGTGCCTTTCGTGGCCCTGCCCGGCGATGACAAACCCGACCCCGAGCTGCGCAGCCTGTCGACGGTGCCCGAAGAAGACTACGACGCGCTTTGGGCCTATCTTGTCGAAGGTGGACCACAGAACGCGGTGCATTTTCTGGATTACACACAGGCGATGCTGCGAGGTGGTGAGAAACCGGCCGCCGCCAGCCCCTTGCTGCGCGCAGGTGTCTACTGGCCCGGCGCGGGCCTCGCTGATCTGGCGGTCGCGCAGGCGGAATGGACCGATGGCGCGCCTGTTGTGCCGATCGTTTTCTACCGCGCGCTGGTGCAGGGGGCCGGGCTGAACCCGATCAACCGGTTGGTGAAATCGCTGCTGCGCGCAGGGCTGAACCCCTTGCCGATCTTTGTCGCCTCGTTGAAAGACCCCATCAGCAAGGCCACGCTGGACGGGCTGTTTGGTGCCGCGCCGCCAAGCGTGATCCTGAACTGCACCTCCTTCGCTGTGGGCAGTCCGCACGCAGGCGATGGCGCAACCGATAACCCGCTTGCCGCGCCATCTGCCAATGCCGCGCCAGTCTTTCAGGTCGTGCTTGCGGCCTCCTCGCGCGCGGCATGGGATGAGGGGCTGACCGGCCTTTCCGCCCGCGATATCGCCATGAACGTGGCCCTCCCCGAGGTTGACGGGCGCATCCTGTCGCGCGCCGTCAGCTTTAAGGGCGAGGCGTATTTTGACGACGCGACCGAATGCCCGATCGCCACATATCAGGCAGATGGCAACCGGATCGCCTGGGTCACAGAGCTGGCTGTGAACTGGGCGCGGCTGCGCACCGCGCCGGAGGGTGATCGCAAGGTCGCACTGGTGCTGGCGAACTACCCCAACAAGGACGGGCGACTGGCCAATGGTGTCGGGCTGGATACACCCGCCGCGACCGTTCATGCGCTGCAGCTTCTGGGAGAAGCGGGCCATCGCGTCACCGACCCGCCTGCCGACAGTGCCGCCCTGATGGCGCAGATCATGGCGGGGCCGACAAACTGGCTGACGGATCGGGCAGATCGGTCGGGCGGCGAATTCCTTGCGCTTGACAGCTACAAACAACATTTCGATGCGCTCCCTTGGGAGGTCAAACAACAAATCACGACGCGATGGGGTCAGCCCGAAGATGATCCCTTCATCTTGGCCAGAAAACTCCCCCCGGAGGGTCGGTCGGCCAAGGGCTTTGCCCTCTCGATCCATAGCTTTGGCAATGTCGTTGTCGGGCTGCAACCGGCGCGCGGCTATAATATCGACCCGACCGATACCTATCACTCGCCCGATCTGGTCCCGCCGCATAACTACCTGGCGTTCTATTTCTGGCTGCGCACCCAGTTCCGCGCCGATGCGATCGTGCATATGGGTAAGCATGGCAATCTGGAATGGCTGCCGGGCAAGGCAATTGCACTGTCGGAAACCTGCTGGCCCGAAGTGGTGCTGGGTGCGACACCGCACATCTATCCCTTTATCGTCAATGACCCCGGCGAAGGCACGCAGGCCAAACGCCGTGCCGCAGCGGTGATCGTTGATCACCTGACACCGCCGCTGACCCGCGCCGAAAGCTACGGACCGCTGCGTGATCTCGAAGCCCTGGTCGATGAATACTACGAGGCCGCAGGTGTTGACCCGCGCCGGATCGATCACCTGCGCCGCGAAATCCTGTCATTGTCCGAGGTCACGGGGCTGGCCGCCGACACCGGCATGACGGGGGATGCGGATACCGATCTGGCAAAGCTCGATGCCTACCTTTGCGAATTGAAAGAAGCGCAGATCAGGGACGGGCTGCACGTTTTCGGGCAATCACCCGTCGGCACGTTGGAACGTGATCTGGCGATTGCGCTGGCACGGGTGCCGCGCGGGGATGGCCGTGGCGGGAATGCCTCGCTGTTGCGCGCACTTGCGGCTGATCTGGGCCTTGGGATTGATCCGCTTGATTGTGACATGGCGGCACCGGCGGCTGTAAAGCCCGCGGTCCTGCACGACCTGACCCGCGACACATGGCGCAGCAATGGCGATACGGTTGAACGGCTTGAACTGCTCTCGCAAAACCTGCTGCGGGATGGCGGATGGGGCGGTGAGGGCGCAAACCTGCCCGCGACACAGGCCGTTTTGACGGAAATTGCCGACACCATCCTGCCTGCGGTGCGCGCCTGTGGCCCCTCGGAGGGTCGCGCACTGCTGACCGCCCTTTCAGGCCGCGCGATCGCGCCCGGGCCGTCCGGCGCACCGACGCGCGGGCGGCTGGATGTCCTGCCGACGGGGCGCAACTTTTTCAGTGTTGACAGCCGCGCCGTGCCGACCCCGACCGCCTGGGCGCTGGGGTGGAAATCGGCGAATTTGCTGATTGAAAAGCACCTGCAAGATCACGGCGACTGGCCCCGCACCATGCTGATCACAGCCTGGGGCACTGCCAATATGCGCACCGGCGGCGATGACATTGCGCAGGCCTTGGCGCTGATGGGTGTCAAACCCAAGTGGGACAGCGCCAACCGCCGCGTCACCGGGTTCGAGGTGCTGCCGCAGGGTGTTCTGGGGCGACCGCGTGTCGATGTAACCCTGCGGATTTCCGGCTTTTTCCGCGATGCCTTTCCGCAGTTGATCGCGCTGGTGGATAGCGCGGCGCGGGCCGTGCAGGCGCTGGATGAACCGGCCGACCTGAACCCCGCCGCGGCGCGCACAAAGGCGGGCGAGGATGGTGCGCGAGTCTTTGGCTCAAAACCCGGTGCATATGGCGCTGGTCTGCAGGCGATGATTGATGAACGGTTGTGGGCTGACAAGGCCGATCTGGCCGAGGCCTATCTGGAATGGGGCGGTTATGCTTATGGCGCGGGGGTCGAAGGGCAGCGCGATCGCGCCGCATTCGAGGCGCGCCTGTCCCAGACCGAAGCCATCGTGCAAAATCAGGACAACCGCGAACACGACCTTCTGGACAGCGACGATTATTACCAATTCGAGGGTGGCGCCGCAGCTGCGATCAGCAGCTTGCAGGGCCGTGACCGACCGATCTATCACAATGACCATTCCCGCCCCGAACGCCCGGTCATTCGCACGCTGGATGACGAAATTGGCCGCGTCGTGCGGTCACGTGTGGTGAACCCCAAATGGATCGAAGGCGTCAAACGGCACGGCTACAAGGGTGCCTTCGAGATGGCAGCGACGGTCGATTATCTGTTCGCCTTTGCCGCCACCACGGGGGCTGTGCGCAACCATCATTTTGATCTGGTCGAGGAAGCGTTTCTGGCCGATGACGCCACGCGCGATTTCATCGCCGAACACAACGCGCCGGCGCTGGCCGAGATTGCCCAGCGCTTTCAGGAAGCGATTGATCGCGGGTTGTGGACCCCGCGCAGCAACTCGGCACGTGCGCGGATCGCGGGGCTGCTGGCGTAA
- a CDS encoding endonuclease/exonuclease/phosphatase family protein, with protein sequence MPFYNDLRPEADFATRDFVRVFPEMTTTERARCIDGLRRLKAGLAQHVPPRETEGNLLVASWNIVALGGGDYRDGEGLYYLAEIIGAFDLIAVQELKPNLTDLDKLMRILGPHWSYMVNDPTGGDAGNDERSAYVFNTNRVRLSGVAGELSLWQDYDGDWPGAMRSLKRPPYMTGFVTAWKHFAMVNLHLHPGKDRAQPAADPPVPSDAQVRQEEIRLLLAVLAARREQLWSKNLILVGDTNFYRRHDEATLDLLHAAGFWESGGLVGKTTNITVDPADGETYDRMFFNGEEYFEIGVRDGLEQGGVFDFLDHVYRDADWPTYREAMRDKRTKAADKAKMMTDDAAAWRYFRDTYRKRQVSDHFPIWVELSVDDSDAFLARNRAAIAAT encoded by the coding sequence ACCTGCGCCCCGAAGCCGATTTCGCCACACGTGATTTCGTGCGCGTTTTCCCCGAGATGACAACGACCGAGCGTGCGCGCTGCATCGACGGGCTACGCCGTCTCAAGGCGGGGCTGGCGCAACACGTCCCACCGCGCGAAACCGAAGGCAATCTACTGGTTGCAAGCTGGAACATCGTCGCGCTCGGCGGTGGAGACTACCGTGATGGTGAAGGCCTGTATTACTTGGCCGAGATCATCGGCGCATTCGATCTGATCGCGGTGCAGGAACTGAAACCGAACCTCACCGATCTTGATAAACTGATGCGAATACTGGGGCCACACTGGTCCTATATGGTCAATGACCCCACGGGCGGCGATGCGGGCAACGATGAACGCTCGGCCTATGTTTTTAACACCAACCGCGTGCGGCTGTCCGGTGTCGCGGGCGAACTGTCGCTGTGGCAGGACTACGATGGTGATTGGCCCGGCGCCATGCGCAGCCTGAAACGTCCGCCCTACATGACGGGCTTTGTGACGGCCTGGAAACACTTTGCGATGGTCAACCTGCACCTGCATCCGGGCAAGGACCGGGCGCAGCCCGCCGCCGATCCGCCCGTGCCGTCGGACGCACAGGTGCGCCAAGAGGAGATCCGCCTTTTGCTGGCCGTGCTGGCGGCGCGGCGCGAACAACTTTGGTCAAAAAACCTGATCCTTGTAGGCGATACGAATTTCTATCGCCGCCACGACGAAGCAACCCTTGATCTGCTCCACGCGGCCGGGTTCTGGGAAAGCGGCGGGTTGGTCGGCAAGACCACCAATATCACCGTCGATCCGGCGGATGGCGAAACCTACGACCGGATGTTTTTCAATGGCGAGGAATATTTTGAGATTGGGGTGCGCGACGGGCTGGAACAGGGCGGTGTCTTTGATTTTCTTGACCATGTATACCGCGATGCCGATTGGCCAACCTACCGCGAAGCCATGCGCGACAAACGCACCAAGGCCGCCGACAAAGCCAAGATGATGACTGATGACGCCGCCGCCTGGCGCTATTTCCGCGATACCTATCGCAAGCGGCAGGTGTCCGACCATTTTCCGATCTGGGTGGAACTGAGCGTCGATGATTCCGATGCGTTTCTGGCCCGTAACCGCGCTGCAATCGCTGCGACATAA